A segment of the Vagococcus hydrophili genome:
CCGCACAAGCAGCCAAAGAAAAGCTATGTTACGTGATTTGACAACTGATCTTATCATCAACGAACGCATTGAAACAACTGAAGCTCGTGCCAAAGAAATCCGCTCAACTACTGAGAAAATGATTACTTTAGGTAAACGTGGAGATCTTCATGCCCGTCGTCAAGCCGCAGCTTATGTAAGAAACGAATTACTAGAAGCTCGTTTAGACGAATCAGGAGAAGTAATCATCCAAGAAACAGCTTTACAAAAATTATTTAATGACTTGGGACCTCGTTACCAAGATCGCCAAGGTGGTTACACACGTATCCTTAAAAAAGGACAACGTCGCGGTGACGCTGCACCTATGGTAATTATTGAATTAGTTTAATAATACTGTTTA
Coding sequences within it:
- the rplQ gene encoding 50S ribosomal protein L17 encodes the protein MSYRKLGRTSSQRKAMLRDLTTDLIINERIETTEARAKEIRSTTEKMITLGKRGDLHARRQAAAYVRNELLEARLDESGEVIIQETALQKLFNDLGPRYQDRQGGYTRILKKGQRRGDAAPMVIIELV